Below is a window of Candidatus Dependentiae bacterium DNA.
TTTTTTATTTTTGCAACAATTACGGGAAGTAATGAAAGAATCCCCAATGCTGAAAAAAGCAAAATGAATTGCCATGAAAGAATATCGCGCGCAGACTCGATTGTTGCAAGTTGTTGGCCAGTATATGCATAAAGAACGGTGCTCGGAAACATACCAAGGCCAATTGCACTTAAAAATTTCCAAAGCGCAATATCGGATAATCCTGCAAGAATAATAATCACGCTGAAAGGCGTGATAGGAAAAAGAACAAGCGAAAGCAAATAGCTCATTCCGTGACTTTTAAACTCGCCCTGAAATTTATCAAATTGAGCACTGTGGCGCGCAAGCATAAAATCTCTAAAAACATACCGAAATAAAAGAAGCGCGATCGTAGATCCTAATAATCCTCCGATCAGCGTATAAATAATTCCGCCAAGCGTTCCAAATAAAGAACCGCTCGCGATCGTTGCTAACGGTGTAAATGGAACGAGAGACATTACAATTGCTGCAAAAATACCGATATAGAGAAGAACTGCAAAGAAATAATTTGTTTGCACCACCTGCATCAAAGAATCTTTATGCGTTTTAAGCGATTCGATAGTGAACCATGAACGAACGCCGCTGAATTGAACGAAAAGAACTAAAGCGACAATAGCTAAAATAAAGAAAATCTGCTTGCCAGATACCTTCATACTTCATCCTTTTTCCGTTAAATATAGATAGAAGAATGTTACCCCAGAGCACTGCAAAAGAACAATGATCGGTTAAAAGCGCATATTCTCAAGGGCACTCAATAACGATTTAACTTCATCCATCGAATTATAAATATAAAAACTTGCCCGCACAGCACTTGCTATACCTAATTTTTTCGCAAGTGGTTGCGCGCAAAAATGCCCTGAGCGAACGCAAATGCCAAATTGATCAAGATGTGCTGCAATATCGTGCGCGTGATACTTATCATGCACAAAACTAACCATGTGCCCACGTTGTTTTAATTGATCAATTGGCCCAAGCACTCTAAAACCATTAAGCTTTTCCAAGCCATCAATCAATTCTGAGCACAATGCAGCTTGATGCGCGCGCAAAGCGGAGAATGAAATATTTTTATTGAGATATTCCAAAGCCTGCGCAAAAGCAATTACTTCTGCTACCGGTTGCGTTCCAGCCTCATAGCATTGCGGTGCCTTTAGAAAAGTTGCATCGTAATACGACGCTTCATAAATCATGCCACCGCCAAATTGATACGGCGGCACCTCATGCTGCACTTCTTGTTTGATATAGAGAATTCCAACTCCCGTTGGCCCAAGCATTTTATGCCCCGAGAAAACTAAAAAATCGCATCCCAGTTCTCGCACGTTTATTGGTTGATGTGGTGCCGATTGGCACGCATCAACCAATACCTTTGCGCCAACGCGCTGTGCTTGTTTTATA
It encodes the following:
- a CDS encoding TVP38/TMEM64 family protein — protein: MKVSGKQIFFILAIVALVLFVQFSGVRSWFTIESLKTHKDSLMQVVQTNYFFAVLLYIGIFAAIVMSLVPFTPLATIASGSLFGTLGGIIYTLIGGLLGSTIALLLFRYVFRDFMLARHSAQFDKFQGEFKSHGMSYLLSLVLFPITPFSVIIILAGLSDIALWKFLSAIGLGMFPSTVLYAYTGQQLATIESARDILSWQFILLFSALGILSLLPVIVAKIKKLLGK
- the sufS gene encoding SufS family cysteine desulfurase, which produces MNTLIKDFPIFNHAAEQKLIYFDNAATTQKPLQVIEALSLFYATQNAPIHRGLYKLAENATALFEHARETIAVFVGASDPSEIIITKSATESINFIATAWGMQSINAGDEIVLTELEHHANLIPWQIIAKKKNALLKFIPIDSQGNLVLDNLSSIITARTKIVAFTHTSNAIGTHVDAERIIKQAQRVGAKVLVDACQSAPHQPINVRELGCDFLVFSGHKMLGPTGVGILYIKQEVQHEVPPYQFGGGMIYEASYYDATFLKAPQCYEAGTQPVAEVIAFAQALEYLNKNISFSALRAHQAALCSELIDGLEKLNGFRVLGPIDQLKQRGHMVSFVHDKYHAHDIAAHLDQFGICVRSGHFCAQPLAKKLGIASAVRASFYIYNSMDEVKSLLSALENMRF